A stretch of the Zeugodacus cucurbitae isolate PBARC_wt_2022May chromosome 6, idZeuCucr1.2, whole genome shotgun sequence genome encodes the following:
- the LOC114804821 gene encoding uncharacterized protein LOC114804821: ILASGFIREPVSSSATICDWFNYCREAVVIYQIDQQVAVGKIGGPGKVVQNDESKFGKRKYNKGRRVEGYCVLGMVKNGSDGLRLEVCPENVRSTEVLIPLIRKHVAQGTIIHTDCWKAYDCLPGHGYDHALTTVTRTILLWQGMEPTPKG; encoded by the exons ATTCTAGCATCTGGCTTTATAAGGGAGCCAGTTTCATCCAGCGCTACCATTTGCGATTGGTTTAATTACTGTCGGGAAGCGGTAGTTATATACCAAATAGACCAGCAGGTAGCGGTGGGTAAAATTGGCGGCCCTGGTAAAGTTGTGCAAAATGATGAGAGTAAATTTGGGAAAAGGAAATACAATAaag GTAGGAGAGTAGAAGGCTACTGTGTCTTGGGTATGGTGAAAAACGGAAGTGACGGTCTCCGTTTGGAAGTTTGTCCCGAGAATGTCAGATCCACGGAGGTGCTCATACCGTTAATACGGAAACATGTTGCCCAGGGTACAATAATACACACAGATTGTTGGAAGGCGTACGACTGCCTACCTGGTCACGGGTATGATCACGCGTTAACCACAGTGACCCGGACAATTCTTTTGTGGCAAGGGATGGAACCCACACCCAAAGGATAG